From Desulfovibrio sp. TomC, a single genomic window includes:
- a CDS encoding DUF2092 domain-containing protein: protein MHRILRIMVLLAGLAIPAAGQAQSQTAAPEPAKAPTQTPDITPEAASPVAAMCQALASSKALAFSGEVSEEQVYPNGQTVQLTRFIDVALKRPDKLYSRITGDERDRVFVYDGKTVTVADYDRGVYAVVDAPPTIDATIDMLSEKYGLVAPLSDLLYADPCKELLANVRTGDCVGVHTAGGVACDHLAFTQKNADWQLWVDKGKSPLPRKVVITDKNGMGWPQYAATFSKWDTSPHLPADLFVFKPGKDLRRIEFAPMIAGQEGK from the coding sequence ATGGTCCTGCTTGCCGGTCTGGCCATCCCGGCCGCCGGACAGGCCCAGAGCCAGACGGCCGCTCCAGAGCCGGCCAAAGCCCCGACTCAGACCCCGGACATCACTCCCGAGGCGGCTTCGCCGGTGGCGGCCATGTGTCAGGCCCTGGCCTCCAGCAAAGCCCTGGCCTTTTCCGGCGAGGTCAGCGAAGAGCAGGTCTACCCCAACGGCCAGACCGTCCAGTTGACGCGCTTTATCGACGTGGCCCTCAAGCGGCCCGACAAGCTCTATTCCCGTATTACCGGCGACGAGCGCGACCGGGTGTTCGTCTATGACGGCAAGACCGTCACCGTGGCCGACTACGACCGGGGCGTCTATGCCGTGGTTGATGCGCCCCCGACCATCGACGCTACCATTGATATGTTGTCTGAGAAGTATGGTCTGGTCGCGCCGCTGTCCGATCTGCTCTACGCCGACCCGTGCAAGGAACTGCTGGCCAATGTGCGCACCGGCGACTGCGTGGGTGTGCACACAGCCGGCGGAGTGGCCTGCGACCATCTGGCCTTCACCCAGAAAAACGCCGACTGGCAGCTGTGGGTGGACAAGGGCAAGTCGCCCCTGCCGCGAAAAGTCGTCATCACGGACAAAAATGGCATGGGCTGGCCGCAATACGCAGCGACATTCAGTAAATGGGACACTTCCCCGCACCTGCCGGCCGACCTGTTCGTCTTCAAGCCCGGCAAGGATCTGCGCCGTATTGAATTCGCCCCCATGATCGCCGGCCAGGAAGGCAAGTGA